One genomic window of Vibrio ziniensis includes the following:
- a CDS encoding Na+/H+ antiporter family protein yields the protein MNPVVISVCVMLLLALMRVNVVVALTFSAIVGGLVAGMSLNDTVAAFESGLGGGATIALSYAMLGTFAVAISKSGITDLLAQSVIKRLHGKEHGAATTGLKYAVLVALLLMAVSSQNVIPVHIAFIPILIPPLLGVFAKLKLDRRLVACVLTFGLITPYMVLPVGFGGIFLNNILLKNLHENGLNNITAGQVPMAMLLPAIGMIVGLVIAVFFSYRKPREYEETELTVVHHQANEIDKKHVAIAAVGIVVALAVQLATGSMIIGALAGFMVFTFGGVIAWKETHDVFTKGVHMMAMIGFIMISAAGFAAVMKDTGGVESLVSALSTSIGDNKPLAALLMLVVGLLVTMGIGSSFSTIPIIATIYVPLCVAFGFSPMATVALVGTAAALGDAGSPASDSTLGPTSGLNADGQHEHIWETVVPTFLHYNLPLVVFGWIAAMVL from the coding sequence ATGAATCCTGTAGTCATTTCCGTTTGCGTCATGCTGCTGCTTGCTCTGATGCGCGTAAACGTTGTAGTTGCCCTAACCTTCAGCGCTATTGTTGGTGGTTTAGTGGCAGGTATGAGCTTAAATGATACTGTAGCGGCTTTTGAAAGCGGCTTGGGTGGCGGTGCAACTATTGCACTTAGCTATGCAATGCTCGGCACGTTTGCTGTTGCTATTTCTAAATCTGGCATCACTGATTTGCTAGCGCAAAGTGTTATTAAACGTCTTCATGGCAAAGAACATGGTGCAGCAACCACTGGTTTGAAATACGCTGTATTGGTTGCATTGTTGCTAATGGCAGTTTCATCGCAAAACGTTATTCCAGTGCACATTGCCTTCATTCCAATTTTGATTCCGCCATTATTAGGTGTGTTTGCAAAGCTGAAACTTGACCGACGTTTAGTTGCCTGCGTGCTTACCTTCGGTTTGATTACACCTTACATGGTTCTACCGGTTGGTTTTGGCGGGATTTTCTTAAACAACATTCTGCTTAAGAACCTTCATGAAAATGGCCTCAACAACATCACTGCAGGTCAAGTACCGATGGCAATGCTGTTGCCAGCTATCGGTATGATCGTTGGTTTAGTTATTGCGGTGTTTTTCAGTTACCGTAAGCCGCGTGAGTATGAAGAGACTGAACTGACAGTTGTCCATCACCAAGCAAATGAAATCGACAAGAAACACGTTGCTATTGCCGCCGTCGGTATTGTGGTAGCACTTGCAGTTCAACTTGCTACCGGTTCTATGATCATCGGTGCACTGGCTGGTTTCATGGTGTTTACTTTCGGTGGCGTTATCGCATGGAAAGAGACTCATGATGTGTTCACTAAAGGTGTTCATATGATGGCGATGATCGGCTTTATTATGATTTCTGCAGCCGGTTTTGCAGCGGTAATGAAGGATACTGGCGGTGTTGAATCGCTTGTTAGCGCTTTATCCACCAGCATCGGTGATAACAAGCCACTAGCAGCACTACTGATGCTTGTGGTTGGTTTGCTAGTGACGATGGGTATCGGTTCATCATTCTCGACCATTCCAATTATCGCGACGATTTACGTTCCGCTATGTGTGGCATTTGGCTTCTCACCAATGGCAACTGTTGCACTTGTGGGTACGGCAGCAGCGCTTGGTGATGCTGGCTCTCCAGCCTCTGACTCAACATTAGGTCCAACATCTGGTCTTAACGCTGACGGCCAACACGAACACATTTGGGAAACCGTTGTTCCTACTTTCCTTCACTACAACCTACCGTTAGTCGTATTCGGTTGGATTGCAGCGATGGTGCTGTAG
- a CDS encoding electron transport complex subunit E produces the protein MNSEHKALMKNGMWENNPALVQLLGLCPLLAVSSTVTNALGLGIATMLVLVSSNVTISLVRDYVPKEVRIPVFVMIIAALVTCVQLLMNAYAYGLYLSLGIFIPLIVTNCIIIGRAEAFASKNDVLPSAQDGLWMGLGMTSVLVVLGSMREIIGNGTLFDGADLLLGDWAKVLRIEIFHFDSSFLLALLPPGAFFGVGLLIALKNVIDKRLAARQPKQEKPTIERARVTNVSS, from the coding sequence ATGAACAGTGAACATAAAGCACTGATGAAAAATGGTATGTGGGAAAACAACCCAGCTTTAGTTCAGCTGCTTGGTCTGTGTCCGCTACTTGCCGTATCGTCTACCGTGACCAACGCTCTTGGTTTGGGGATTGCAACCATGCTGGTGCTTGTAAGCTCAAACGTGACCATTTCTTTAGTTCGTGACTATGTGCCAAAAGAAGTGCGTATTCCAGTGTTTGTGATGATCATTGCAGCATTGGTGACTTGTGTTCAATTACTCATGAATGCCTATGCCTACGGACTGTATCTATCGTTGGGTATCTTTATCCCACTGATCGTAACCAACTGTATTATCATCGGACGCGCAGAAGCTTTTGCCTCAAAAAATGATGTACTTCCTTCCGCACAAGATGGTTTGTGGATGGGACTTGGTATGACATCAGTGCTAGTTGTACTGGGTTCTATGCGTGAAATCATCGGCAACGGCACCTTATTTGATGGTGCAGATTTGCTACTCGGTGATTGGGCGAAAGTTCTTCGAATTGAGATTTTCCATTTTGATAGCAGCTTCCTGCTCGCATTGTTACCTCCTGGTGCATTTTTCGGCGTAGGTCTTCTAATTGCACTGAAAAATGTTATCGACAAACGACTTGCAGCACGTCAACCGAAGCAAGAAAAGCCGACCATTGAACGTGCACGAGTTACTAACGTATCGTCTTAA
- the rsxG gene encoding electron transport complex subunit RsxG, giving the protein MFTAIRKNGLILATFACLSTGVVAVTHKLTESQIKSQQQAQLLSVLNQVIPTKLHDNELSQSCILINDPALGTNDSMPAYIATRKGQPSAIAIEAIAPDGYNGAIKVIIGIKNDGTISGTRVLAHNETPGLGDKIDLRITDWILNFTGKSVTSDNEAQWKVRKDGGQFDQFTGATITPRAVVKAVKKAVTYVNENREILVKQTYNCGDK; this is encoded by the coding sequence ATGTTCACCGCAATTAGAAAAAACGGGCTCATCCTTGCTACTTTTGCCTGTTTATCGACAGGCGTTGTAGCCGTCACACACAAGCTAACTGAAAGTCAAATCAAAAGTCAGCAACAAGCTCAATTACTGTCAGTGTTGAACCAAGTGATTCCCACGAAACTGCATGACAACGAGTTGTCACAATCATGCATTTTGATTAATGACCCCGCTTTAGGTACAAATGACTCGATGCCTGCATATATAGCTACGCGGAAAGGACAGCCAAGCGCGATTGCTATAGAAGCTATCGCTCCTGACGGATACAACGGCGCAATTAAAGTTATTATCGGTATCAAAAATGACGGAACCATCTCTGGTACTCGTGTATTAGCACACAATGAAACTCCGGGACTTGGCGATAAAATTGATCTACGAATTACTGACTGGATACTTAATTTCACTGGTAAGTCAGTAACTTCTGATAACGAAGCACAATGGAAAGTTCGTAAAGACGGCGGGCAATTCGATCAGTTTACTGGTGCAACCATTACCCCTAGAGCTGTAGTTAAAGCCGTCAAAAAAGCAGTGACTTACGTGAATGAAAATCGTGAGATATTAGTTAAACAAACGTATAACTGCGGAGATAAGTAA
- the purF gene encoding amidophosphoribosyltransferase: MCGIVGIVGTTPVNQSIYDALTVLQHRGQDAAGICTIESNRFRLRKANGLVKDVFEAKHMQRLQGTVGIGHVRYPTAGSSSASEAQPFYVNSPFGITLAHNGNLTNANAVRDKLFEKDRRHINTTSDSEVLLNVLAHEIDTVRGNVTSEDVFRAVANVHRTIRGAYAVTAMIIGHGMIAFRDPHGIRPLCLGKREVNGRTEYMVASESVALDAVGFDFVRDVAPGEAIYATFEGELFTKQCADSPSLTPCIFEFVYFARPDSFIDKISVYSARVEMGKRLGDRIKNEFADLDIDVVIPIPETSNDIALQIAQAIDKPYRQGFVKNRYVGRTFIMPGQQLRKKSVRRKLNAIRSEFKDKNVLLVDDSIVRGTTSEQIIEMARDSGAAKVYMVSAAPEIRFPNVYGIDMPTANELIAHGRDNADICKQIGADALIFQTLEDLEDAVRAGNPDIAQFEASVFNGEYVTGDIDQQYLDYLESMRGDDVKAQREIQDLASLELYNEGA, encoded by the coding sequence ATGTGTGGTATTGTTGGAATCGTGGGCACAACGCCTGTAAACCAGTCTATCTATGACGCTTTAACGGTATTGCAGCATCGTGGCCAAGATGCCGCTGGTATTTGTACCATAGAAAGCAATCGTTTCCGTCTGCGCAAGGCGAACGGTTTAGTAAAAGATGTCTTTGAAGCCAAACACATGCAGCGTCTTCAAGGTACTGTTGGTATTGGGCACGTTCGTTACCCAACTGCTGGTAGCTCAAGTGCATCGGAAGCTCAACCTTTTTACGTAAACTCTCCATTCGGTATCACGCTTGCTCACAACGGCAACCTGACCAATGCGAACGCAGTGCGTGACAAGTTGTTCGAAAAAGATCGTCGTCATATCAATACCACTTCAGACTCTGAAGTACTGCTAAACGTATTGGCGCATGAAATTGACACTGTAAGAGGCAATGTAACCTCTGAAGATGTCTTCCGTGCAGTGGCAAACGTACACCGCACTATCCGTGGTGCATACGCAGTAACAGCGATGATTATCGGCCACGGCATGATTGCTTTCCGCGACCCACACGGTATTCGTCCTCTTTGCCTTGGTAAGCGTGAAGTGAATGGCCGTACTGAGTACATGGTAGCGTCAGAATCCGTTGCTTTAGATGCGGTTGGTTTTGACTTCGTACGTGATGTTGCACCGGGTGAAGCGATTTACGCAACGTTTGAAGGTGAGTTGTTTACTAAACAGTGTGCCGACAGCCCAAGCCTAACACCTTGTATTTTCGAGTTCGTTTACTTTGCACGTCCGGATTCATTTATCGACAAGATTTCGGTATACAGCGCACGTGTTGAAATGGGTAAACGTTTAGGCGACCGTATCAAGAATGAATTTGCAGATCTGGACATTGATGTTGTTATCCCAATTCCAGAAACATCAAACGATATCGCGCTACAAATCGCACAAGCGATTGATAAGCCGTACCGCCAAGGTTTCGTGAAGAACCGTTATGTTGGCCGTACGTTTATCATGCCGGGCCAACAGCTACGTAAGAAATCAGTACGTCGTAAACTGAACGCGATCCGTTCTGAGTTTAAAGATAAGAATGTACTGCTTGTTGATGACTCAATTGTGCGTGGAACGACGTCTGAGCAGATCATCGAAATGGCTCGCGATTCAGGTGCAGCAAAAGTTTACATGGTGTCAGCAGCGCCTGAGATTCGTTTCCCGAACGTATATGGTATCGATATGCCAACGGCAAATGAGCTAATTGCTCACGGCCGTGATAACGCAGATATCTGTAAGCAAATCGGTGCTGATGCACTTATCTTCCAAACGCTTGAAGATTTGGAGGATGCAGTGCGCGCTGGTAACCCTGATATCGCTCAGTTTGAAGCGTCAGTATTTAACGGTGAATACGTGACAGGCGATATTGACCAGCAATACTTAGACTACCTAGAGTCTATGCGCGGTGATGATGTTAAAGCTCAGCGTGAAATTCAGGATCTAGCAAGCTTAGAACTGTACAACGAAGGTGCATAA
- the gloA gene encoding lactoylglutathione lyase, whose protein sequence is MSNNRVLHTMLRVGDLDKSIEFYTKVMGMELLRKSENTEYKYTLAFVGYGDESQGAVIELTYNWGVEEYDLGKGFGHIAIGVDDIYTTCDAIKAVGGNVTREPGPVKGGTTHIAFVKDPDGYMIELIQNRQASAALEG, encoded by the coding sequence ATGTCAAACAACCGTGTTCTACATACCATGCTACGCGTCGGTGATTTAGACAAATCTATCGAGTTCTACACCAAAGTTATGGGTATGGAATTACTACGTAAAAGCGAAAACACTGAGTACAAATACACTCTAGCATTCGTTGGTTATGGTGATGAATCACAAGGTGCTGTGATTGAATTAACTTATAACTGGGGTGTAGAAGAGTATGACTTAGGTAAAGGCTTCGGTCACATCGCGATCGGTGTTGACGATATCTACACCACTTGTGATGCAATCAAAGCGGTTGGCGGTAACGTGACTCGCGAACCAGGTCCAGTAAAAGGCGGTACAACACATATCGCTTTCGTTAAAGACCCTGATGGTTACATGATTGAGCTGATCCAAAACCGTCAAGCCAGCGCGGCATTAGAAGGTTAA
- the rnt gene encoding ribonuclease T yields the protein MTDLKEAKTLKQRFRGYFPVVIDVETAGFNAQTDALLEICAITLRMDENGDLHPASTIHFHVEPFEGANIEKAALEFTGIYDPFSPLRGAVSEDHALKEIYKLVRKEQKDTDCSRAIIVAHNANFDHSFVMAASDRSKLKRVPFHPFATFDTATLSGLAYGQTVLAKACKAAGMEFDNREAHSALYDTQKTAELFCGIVNKWKALGGWPLADEKENN from the coding sequence ATGACTGATTTAAAAGAAGCAAAGACATTAAAGCAGCGTTTTCGTGGTTATTTCCCTGTTGTTATAGACGTAGAAACTGCCGGATTCAACGCTCAAACCGATGCCCTATTAGAAATTTGCGCAATAACTTTACGCATGGACGAAAACGGTGATTTGCATCCAGCTTCTACTATTCACTTTCATGTTGAGCCTTTTGAAGGCGCCAATATAGAAAAGGCGGCACTTGAGTTTACAGGTATCTATGACCCATTTAGTCCTCTGCGTGGCGCAGTGTCCGAAGATCACGCATTGAAAGAGATCTACAAACTGGTTCGCAAAGAGCAGAAAGATACTGATTGCAGTCGAGCTATCATCGTGGCTCACAACGCCAACTTCGACCATAGCTTTGTCATGGCTGCAAGCGATCGCAGTAAACTTAAACGCGTGCCCTTCCACCCTTTCGCTACTTTTGACACAGCAACACTGAGCGGCCTAGCTTACGGGCAAACCGTGTTAGCAAAAGCGTGCAAGGCAGCCGGAATGGAATTTGATAATCGTGAGGCACATTCAGCGCTTTACGATACACAAAAAACCGCAGAACTATTCTGCGGAATCGTTAACAAATGGAAAGCTCTTGGGGGCTGGCCACTTGCCGACGAAAAAGAAAACAACTAA
- the motY gene encoding flagellar protein MotY → MNKWLVTSLAAATLLTPVAASALEKRYVATPQQSTWQMVTNTPLECRLVHPIPNYGDAEFSARASKKMNLDFELKMRRPMGETRNVSLVSMPPAWRPGESADRITNIQFFKQFDGYIGGQSAWTLLSELEKGRSPTFSYQDWQSRDQRIEVALSSVLFQAQYNVFSDCIANLLPYSFEDISFTILHYDRGNSVDLNKASQKRLAQIAEYIRYNPDIDLVLVAAYTDSTDSKNESQSLSEKRSERLRNYFKSLGLPEDRIQVQGFGKRRPIADNESPIGKDKNRRVVISLGRTQV, encoded by the coding sequence ATGAATAAATGGCTTGTTACAAGTTTAGCCGCTGCCACTCTATTGACGCCCGTTGCCGCATCGGCATTAGAAAAGCGTTATGTGGCAACGCCACAGCAGTCCACTTGGCAGATGGTAACCAATACTCCGCTTGAGTGCCGACTTGTACATCCTATCCCTAATTACGGTGATGCGGAGTTCTCTGCACGCGCCAGTAAGAAAATGAATTTGGACTTTGAACTGAAAATGCGCCGCCCTATGGGGGAAACTCGTAATGTGAGCCTTGTATCCATGCCACCCGCATGGCGACCTGGTGAAAGTGCTGACCGCATCACTAATATCCAATTTTTCAAACAGTTTGACGGCTATATTGGCGGACAATCTGCGTGGACATTGCTCAGTGAATTAGAGAAAGGTCGCAGCCCAACTTTTAGTTATCAAGATTGGCAGAGCCGTGACCAACGCATTGAAGTTGCTCTTTCTTCCGTGTTGTTCCAAGCTCAATACAACGTATTTAGTGACTGTATCGCTAATTTGCTACCATATAGTTTCGAAGATATCTCATTTACGATTCTGCACTACGACCGTGGCAACAGTGTCGATTTGAACAAAGCTTCGCAGAAGCGTTTAGCACAAATTGCAGAGTACATCCGCTACAACCCTGATATTGATTTAGTGTTAGTGGCTGCATACACAGATTCAACCGATAGCAAAAACGAGAGTCAGAGTTTGTCGGAGAAGCGTTCGGAACGACTACGTAATTACTTTAAGTCTCTTGGTTTACCAGAAGACCGTATTCAAGTTCAGGGTTTTGGTAAGCGTCGTCCTATAGCTGATAACGAATCGCCAATCGGTAAAGATAAGAACCGTCGTGTGGTCATTTCTTTGGGACGAACTCAGGTTTAG
- the nth gene encoding endonuclease III has translation MNKDKRIQILERLRENNPKPETELNWNSPFELLIAVLLSAQATDVSVNKATDKLYTVANTPQTMFDLGVDGVKEYIKTIGLFNSKAENVIKTCRILLDKHNGEVPENREALEALPGVGRKTANVVLNTAFGWPTIAVDTHIYRVSNRTKFAVGKTVDDVEQKLLKVVPSEFKLDVHHWLILHGRYTCIARKPRCGSCLIEDLCEYKDKIYPES, from the coding sequence ATGAACAAAGATAAAAGAATACAAATTCTCGAGCGACTGAGAGAAAACAACCCTAAGCCAGAAACTGAGCTCAACTGGAATTCACCTTTTGAACTGTTGATAGCAGTTCTGCTGTCAGCTCAAGCGACCGATGTGAGCGTCAATAAAGCGACTGATAAGCTATATACGGTCGCTAACACACCTCAAACCATGTTTGATTTGGGTGTCGATGGCGTTAAAGAATACATTAAGACCATTGGTCTGTTTAATTCAAAAGCGGAAAACGTCATTAAGACTTGTCGAATTTTGCTTGATAAACACAACGGCGAAGTGCCGGAAAACCGTGAAGCGTTAGAAGCCCTGCCCGGTGTTGGACGTAAAACAGCAAACGTCGTTTTGAACACAGCATTCGGCTGGCCAACCATCGCCGTGGATACTCACATTTACCGCGTATCCAATCGAACCAAATTTGCAGTCGGGAAAACTGTCGACGATGTCGAACAAAAACTGCTCAAAGTCGTTCCCTCTGAATTTAAATTAGATGTTCACCACTGGCTAATTTTACATGGCAGATACACTTGTATCGCACGTAAGCCTCGCTGTGGCAGTTGCCTAATTGAAGATCTTTGTGAATATAAAGATAAAATTTACCCTGAAAGCTAG
- the rsxD gene encoding electron transport complex subunit RsxD yields MAFFIASSPHTHIKRSTSDLMKWVALCALPGLFAQTYFFGFGTLIQLVFAILVALAFEAAVMKLRKRPAHFALKDHSAIVTAWLLAVAIPPMSPWWIVFIGLIFAILIAKQLYGGLGQNPFNPAMVAYVVLLISFPVQMTSWIAPHQLAPDSISFRDSLSLIFTGFDSDGLSLQQIRTGIDGMTMATPLDSLKTSLKAGHTLSEVMAQPQFGSLAGIGWEWVNLAYLAGGIILLRLRVINWHIPAAFLVSLVVVSTLAALFAPGTTASPLVHLLSGATMLGAFFIATDPVTASTTVKGRLVFGAFIGVMVFIIRSWGGFPDGVAFAVLLANMCVPLIDYYTKPRTYGH; encoded by the coding sequence GTGGCTTTCTTTATAGCTAGTTCCCCACATACACATATCAAACGCAGCACTTCCGACTTAATGAAGTGGGTAGCGTTATGCGCACTGCCGGGCTTATTTGCTCAAACCTATTTCTTCGGTTTTGGTACGTTAATTCAGTTGGTTTTTGCAATCCTTGTCGCGCTGGCGTTTGAAGCAGCGGTAATGAAATTGCGTAAGCGTCCAGCTCATTTTGCACTAAAAGATCACAGTGCCATCGTCACTGCATGGCTATTGGCAGTAGCGATTCCGCCAATGTCACCTTGGTGGATAGTGTTTATTGGTCTGATTTTCGCCATTCTCATTGCGAAACAGCTGTACGGTGGACTGGGTCAAAACCCATTTAACCCAGCAATGGTCGCCTACGTAGTTCTGCTGATTTCATTTCCAGTACAGATGACAAGTTGGATAGCACCGCATCAGTTAGCACCGGATAGCATCTCATTCCGTGATTCATTGTCACTGATCTTTACTGGATTTGACTCTGACGGATTGTCGCTGCAGCAAATTCGAACTGGTATTGATGGCATGACAATGGCAACACCGCTTGATTCGTTAAAAACGTCTCTAAAAGCCGGGCACACGCTGTCAGAAGTTATGGCTCAACCTCAATTTGGCTCTTTGGCTGGTATAGGTTGGGAATGGGTTAACCTTGCGTACTTAGCTGGCGGTATTATTCTTCTAAGACTTAGAGTGATTAACTGGCACATCCCTGCTGCGTTTCTAGTAAGCTTAGTTGTGGTCAGCACATTAGCTGCACTGTTCGCACCGGGTACAACAGCATCCCCATTAGTGCATCTGTTATCTGGAGCAACTATGCTCGGGGCGTTCTTTATCGCTACCGATCCTGTTACAGCTTCAACAACCGTAAAAGGGCGTTTGGTATTTGGTGCATTCATCGGTGTTATGGTGTTCATTATCCGCAGTTGGGGTGGTTTCCCAGATGGTGTGGCGTTTGCCGTTCTATTGGCTAACATGTGTGTACCACTCATCGATTACTACACCAAACCTCGAACTTATGGGCACTAA